Proteins from one Prevotella sp. E2-28 genomic window:
- a CDS encoding alpha-amylase family glycosyl hydrolase, whose amino-acid sequence MRKTFFWLMIAIGIIMAGAGTSCSEDDNSETKTPKFGPDSTTTDKPDSTLSATQGWPANYGGVMLQAFYWDSFEDSQWAVLEQQADQLSGTFDLVWLPQSGNCGGLSMGYDDLYWFENYNSSFGNEQQLRSLINTFKAKNIKTIADVVINHRRNLSTWVDFPKETYKGVTYEMLSTDIVANDDDGKTKQWAAQNGCELSSRNDSGEGWSGMRDLDHNSENVQTIVKAYLDFLKNDLGYAGFRYDMVKGYSASFTAKYNSASQPEFSVGECWDGSNRIKTWIDGTKVDNQPTSAAFDFQFRYVVRNAMNSGNYARLAEQNENNWPLVSSNFSNGNYRRYAVTFVENHDTERRSNSAQDPLTKDTLAANAYMLAMPGTPCVFLKHWQAYKQEIANMVAVRKAVGITNESKPTQIEAKQNYYAVQVEGSGAKKLLCVVGSKATTFTPDAKWKKVLSGYHYIYYVQGIAPEDITLPVLPGDIKPQPDGEFAGIPSFCTVSDGEICAFFESPLSWGSQIFTWAWMNGGDGKDYVGTQWPGVAATQIGTADNGNKVFKWISTQATAPDNIIFSGLQQTADLQFQNGGYYTKDGLQGTVSAK is encoded by the coding sequence ATGAGAAAAACATTCTTTTGGTTGATGATTGCCATAGGCATCATAATGGCTGGTGCCGGTACATCCTGCTCTGAAGATGATAATTCAGAGACAAAAACTCCGAAATTCGGGCCTGACAGTACCACGACAGACAAGCCAGACTCCACGCTTTCTGCTACACAGGGCTGGCCTGCCAATTACGGTGGCGTTATGTTGCAGGCCTTTTACTGGGATTCATTCGAAGACTCTCAGTGGGCAGTCTTAGAACAGCAAGCCGACCAGTTAAGTGGTACGTTTGATTTGGTGTGGTTGCCTCAGAGCGGTAACTGTGGCGGACTGTCTATGGGTTACGATGATCTTTATTGGTTTGAAAACTACAACAGCTCATTTGGAAATGAACAGCAGTTGCGCTCGCTGATTAATACCTTTAAGGCTAAGAATATCAAGACCATTGCCGATGTGGTCATTAACCATCGTCGTAACCTCAGCACATGGGTTGACTTCCCCAAGGAGACTTATAAAGGCGTGACCTATGAAATGCTGTCAACGGATATTGTTGCCAATGATGATGATGGCAAGACGAAACAGTGGGCTGCCCAGAATGGTTGTGAACTGTCAAGTAGGAATGACTCTGGCGAGGGTTGGAGCGGTATGCGCGACCTGGACCACAACAGCGAGAACGTGCAGACTATCGTTAAAGCTTATCTGGATTTCCTGAAAAATGATTTGGGCTATGCCGGCTTCCGTTATGATATGGTAAAAGGCTATTCTGCCTCGTTCACTGCCAAGTACAACAGTGCTTCGCAGCCAGAGTTCTCCGTAGGTGAGTGTTGGGACGGCTCCAATAGAATCAAAACGTGGATTGACGGTACAAAGGTTGATAATCAGCCTACATCTGCTGCCTTTGACTTTCAGTTCCGCTACGTTGTACGCAATGCTATGAATAGCGGAAACTATGCTCGTTTGGCTGAGCAGAACGAAAATAACTGGCCGCTTGTCTCCAGTAACTTCTCTAATGGAAACTATCGCCGCTATGCCGTGACCTTCGTTGAGAATCATGATACAGAACGCCGTAGCAATTCAGCCCAAGACCCGCTTACAAAAGACACACTGGCTGCCAATGCTTATATGCTGGCCATGCCTGGCACACCCTGCGTCTTCTTGAAACACTGGCAGGCCTATAAGCAGGAAATTGCCAATATGGTGGCTGTGCGCAAGGCCGTGGGCATTACAAACGAAAGCAAGCCTACACAGATTGAAGCGAAACAAAACTACTATGCTGTACAGGTGGAAGGAAGCGGAGCAAAGAAATTATTGTGTGTTGTTGGTTCAAAAGCTACGACTTTTACACCCGATGCCAAATGGAAGAAAGTCCTGAGTGGCTACCATTATATCTATTATGTTCAGGGCATTGCACCAGAGGACATCACACTACCGGTACTTCCTGGCGATATTAAACCGCAGCCTGATGGCGAGTTTGCCGGTATTCCCTCGTTCTGTACGGTCAGTGATGGTGAAATCTGTGCCTTCTTCGAGTCACCTTTATCATGGGGCAGTCAGATCTTTACATGGGCATGGATGAACGGCGGTGACGGTAAAGACTATGTCGGAACACAATGGCCAGGTGTGGCAGCAACTCAGATTGGCACTGCTGATAATGGCAATAAGGTATTCAAGTGGATTTCCACTCAAGCGACGGCTCCTGACAATATTATATTCAGTGGTCTTCAGCAGACTGCCGACCTGCAATTCCAGAACGGCGGTTATTACACGAAAGACGGTTTGCAAGGTACCGTCAGCGCGAAATAA
- a CDS encoding LacI family DNA-binding transcriptional regulator, which yields MKEFAPLTMKDIAAEIGVSVATVSRALKDSPHISKELRNKIQQYAREHNFTPNILAESLRHSRVQPQKLIGVIVPELVHYYFASILKGIEEEAEAHGYRIMVAQSGELYEREVRLCQSFYENKVCGVIVSQAKDTQHYEHFQRLIDAGVPLVFYDRICTGVNASRVVVDDYMGAYNAVTHLINTGCRRIAYFGSQLNLEIAKNRYNGYKDALLKHGLPFREELTRICDNRSDAELITPSLFDGDFYPDAFFAVNDDTAIGILYSVKRMGLRVPEDISICGFTNGDRSIACDPMLTTVEQRGVRVGEEAANILIGHVEGSIPLDHAEKRVVRTRLILRGTTR from the coding sequence ATGAAAGAATTTGCACCCCTCACAATGAAGGATATTGCAGCCGAAATAGGAGTTTCGGTAGCTACCGTATCGAGGGCACTGAAAGACTCGCCTCACATTTCTAAGGAACTGCGAAACAAAATACAGCAATATGCTCGTGAACACAACTTCACCCCCAACATATTAGCTGAGTCGCTGCGCCATTCAAGGGTGCAGCCCCAGAAACTCATTGGCGTCATCGTGCCAGAGTTGGTTCACTATTATTTTGCCAGCATATTAAAAGGGATTGAGGAAGAAGCCGAGGCGCATGGCTACCGAATTATGGTGGCACAAAGTGGCGAACTCTACGAACGCGAGGTTCGCCTCTGTCAGTCGTTCTACGAGAACAAAGTCTGTGGCGTCATTGTCTCGCAGGCTAAGGACACCCAGCACTATGAACATTTCCAGCGTTTGATAGATGCTGGTGTGCCATTGGTCTTTTACGATAGAATATGTACGGGCGTGAATGCCAGTCGCGTGGTCGTCGATGACTACATGGGTGCCTATAATGCAGTAACTCACCTCATCAACACCGGATGCAGACGTATTGCCTATTTCGGTTCGCAATTGAATCTCGAGATAGCCAAAAACAGATATAATGGTTATAAGGATGCCCTTTTGAAACATGGGCTGCCTTTCAGAGAAGAGCTGACCCGCATTTGCGACAACCGTTCTGATGCAGAACTGATAACACCTTCGCTGTTTGATGGCGATTTTTATCCAGATGCGTTCTTTGCCGTCAACGACGATACGGCTATAGGCATCCTTTATTCTGTGAAACGTATGGGACTGCGTGTGCCTGAGGATATTAGTATATGCGGTTTCACAAATGGTGATCGTTCCATTGCATGCGACCCCATGCTAACCACTGTTGAGCAACGTGGTGTGCGGGTTGGCGAAGAAGCGGCCAACATTTTAATAGGTCATGTAGAAGGGTCCATTCCTTTGGACCACGCAGAGAAACGCGTCGTGCGCACGCGCCTAATATTAAGAGGTACAACGAGATAG
- a CDS encoding RagB/SusD family nutrient uptake outer membrane protein produces the protein MKLNIKNKGFFAAAFTAAMTFTACTGDLDVTPIDPNLDTPENVLTNTDAYNQMLAKCYIGLAVSSPDGSSGDPDISGIDGGFGQYLRALFNLQELTTDEAVIGWNDQTIKDLHGLQWTSSDVFISACYSRVLYQISICNEVIRRIDAAGNSKDEKMQQYRAEARALRGLSYLHAIDLFGNVPFTDENSEVGGANPKQISRADLFEWLVKDMEETADLLPANPEKYRAGKGMAYMILAKLYLNAAIYTGTANYQKCAEYCQKIIDLGYKLESKADYYKMFCADNDQMLGVGHEIIFSVYQDHINTQAYGGTTYIVCGSIGGTMNPAAYGLGGDGWGGIRVTPQFVDKFDSNDQRGKFYTDGQTKAITDISNFQSGYAFTKFTNLKADGSMISGANAFPDTDFPVFRLADVYLMLAECEVVGGVSGINGKARFNDVHTRAGLATDDDITRQDIIDERARELAWECHRRSDLVRFNLLTSADYLWAYKGMNNNVGTPHAVLNKYNLFPLASSDVMSNPNLKQNEGY, from the coding sequence ATGAAACTGAATATTAAAAATAAAGGCTTTTTTGCAGCAGCTTTTACGGCTGCAATGACGTTCACCGCCTGTACAGGTGATCTGGACGTAACACCTATTGATCCTAACCTTGATACGCCCGAAAACGTGCTGACCAACACCGATGCTTACAACCAGATGCTTGCCAAGTGTTATATTGGCTTGGCTGTAAGTTCACCTGACGGCAGTAGTGGTGATCCTGACATTTCGGGTATTGACGGTGGATTTGGCCAATATCTACGAGCCCTGTTTAACCTACAAGAGTTGACAACAGACGAGGCTGTTATCGGATGGAATGACCAGACTATCAAGGATCTGCATGGTCTGCAATGGACTTCAAGTGACGTGTTTATCAGCGCATGCTACAGCCGTGTGCTTTATCAGATATCTATATGTAATGAAGTGATTCGTCGCATTGATGCTGCTGGTAATTCTAAAGATGAAAAGATGCAGCAGTATCGTGCTGAGGCTCGTGCCCTTCGCGGCTTGAGTTACCTTCATGCCATCGACCTCTTTGGTAATGTGCCTTTTACCGATGAGAATTCTGAGGTAGGCGGTGCAAATCCAAAGCAGATTAGTCGTGCAGACCTGTTTGAATGGTTGGTTAAGGATATGGAGGAAACAGCCGATCTGCTTCCTGCTAATCCTGAGAAATATCGTGCAGGCAAGGGTATGGCATACATGATTTTGGCAAAGCTTTACCTGAATGCAGCTATCTATACAGGTACGGCAAACTACCAGAAGTGTGCTGAGTACTGTCAGAAGATTATCGACCTGGGATATAAACTTGAATCTAAGGCTGACTACTACAAGATGTTCTGTGCTGATAACGACCAGATGCTGGGTGTAGGTCATGAAATTATCTTCAGTGTCTATCAGGATCATATCAACACTCAGGCATACGGAGGTACAACCTATATCGTATGTGGATCTATCGGTGGTACTATGAATCCTGCTGCTTATGGACTTGGCGGTGATGGCTGGGGTGGTATCCGTGTGACACCACAATTCGTTGACAAGTTTGACAGCAACGACCAGCGTGGCAAGTTCTATACAGATGGTCAGACAAAGGCCATTACTGATATCAGCAACTTCCAGAGTGGCTATGCCTTTACGAAGTTTACCAACCTGAAGGCCGATGGTTCGATGATTTCCGGTGCCAATGCCTTCCCAGATACAGACTTCCCCGTATTCCGCTTGGCAGATGTTTATCTGATGCTGGCAGAGTGTGAAGTAGTTGGTGGTGTAAGCGGTATCAATGGTAAGGCTCGTTTCAATGATGTTCATACACGTGCAGGCTTGGCTACAGATGACGATATCACACGTCAAGATATCATTGATGAACGTGCTCGCGAGTTGGCATGGGAGTGTCACCGCCGTAGCGACTTGGTACGCTTTAATCTGCTCACCTCGGCCGATTATCTCTGGGCCTACAAAGGCATGAACAATAACGTAGGTACACCTCACGCTGTACTCAACAAGTACAATCTGTTCCCCCTAGCTTCGAGCGATGTTATGTCGAACCCGAACCTGAAGCAGAACGAAGGCTATTAA
- a CDS encoding MFS transporter produces the protein MKQKPDLSFWKLWNLSFGFFGVQIAYSLQSANISRIFATLGADPHSLSFFWVLPPLMGMLVQPIVGSLSDNTWTRFGRRIPYLFIGAAMAVLVMLLLPNAGSLGLTVGAALWFGAAALMFLDTSINMAMQPFKMLVGDMVNEKQKTKAYSIQSFLCNAGGLVGFAFPFLFTAIGIANTAEAGVVPDSVIYSFYIGAAILILCVLYTTLKVKEWNPQEYSTYNAPAEEKEESANWITLLKKAPATFWQVGMVQFFCWAAFLYMWNYTTGAISDTVWGTTDVTSAGYQDAGNWTGIVFGVQTLGAVLWAMVLPQFKNVKLAYSFSLLLGGIGFAVVPFIHDQYILFVPFLLIGCAWAAMLAMPFALVTNALQGYGHMGAYLGLFNCTICLPQIAAALLGGVVLSLVGSHQYSMMFVAGALLLIGSLCVFAIKNK, from the coding sequence ATGAAACAGAAACCTGATTTAAGTTTTTGGAAATTGTGGAACCTGAGCTTTGGGTTCTTTGGTGTGCAGATAGCTTATTCACTTCAAAGTGCTAATATCTCGCGCATATTTGCCACATTGGGTGCCGATCCTCATTCTCTGAGTTTCTTCTGGGTACTTCCACCACTTATGGGTATGCTTGTACAGCCTATTGTAGGTTCACTAAGCGACAACACTTGGACGCGTTTTGGTCGCCGCATTCCCTATTTGTTTATCGGTGCTGCGATGGCTGTGCTAGTGATGTTACTTTTGCCTAATGCAGGCTCTCTGGGGCTTACCGTAGGAGCCGCACTCTGGTTTGGTGCAGCTGCCCTTATGTTTCTTGACACGTCTATCAACATGGCTATGCAGCCATTTAAGATGTTGGTTGGTGATATGGTCAACGAAAAACAGAAGACCAAAGCCTATTCTATCCAGTCTTTCTTGTGTAACGCAGGAGGACTTGTCGGTTTTGCGTTCCCCTTCCTCTTCACTGCCATTGGTATTGCAAATACGGCAGAGGCAGGCGTTGTGCCAGACTCCGTAATCTATTCTTTCTACATTGGTGCTGCGATTCTAATTCTATGCGTCCTTTACACCACACTGAAAGTCAAGGAATGGAACCCTCAGGAGTATTCTACGTATAACGCACCTGCAGAAGAGAAAGAGGAGAGCGCAAACTGGATAACTTTATTGAAGAAAGCCCCCGCAACCTTCTGGCAGGTAGGTATGGTTCAGTTCTTCTGCTGGGCGGCATTCCTCTATATGTGGAACTATACCACTGGTGCCATCTCTGATACCGTATGGGGAACAACCGATGTTACATCAGCTGGTTATCAAGATGCTGGAAACTGGACAGGTATTGTCTTTGGTGTACAGACATTAGGAGCTGTTCTGTGGGCAATGGTGCTACCCCAATTCAAAAATGTAAAGTTAGCTTATTCTTTCAGTCTATTACTTGGAGGTATTGGCTTTGCCGTAGTACCTTTTATCCACGACCAATACATACTCTTTGTGCCCTTCCTGCTAATCGGTTGTGCATGGGCTGCCATGTTAGCAATGCCTTTCGCACTTGTCACCAATGCCCTTCAGGGATACGGACACATGGGAGCCTATTTGGGCCTGTTTAATTGTACAATTTGTCTTCCGCAGATTGCCGCAGCCTTATTAGGCGGTGTTGTTCTTTCCTTGGTGGGCAGTCACCAATATTCCATGATGTTTGTGGCAGGTGCTTTACTGTTAATAGGCTCGCTCTGTGTTTTTGCCATTAAGAACAAATAA
- a CDS encoding SusE domain-containing protein → MKTIFKSVIMLALSLVAFTACDSDRDDNPVLGPNNTPTEFKLNESPLNNQYIYISKDNSLSLSWSQPNYPVNTVVNYMVQVGLVQGGTIKWDVDDNNNPKFLETAFTTCTATLSGEEVSQAINHVDGITDENNWVDLGYREIAFRVCASIQTTAKTEVDGTRIFSNAITFKNMRADNSIKGLASLYVIGNCSGWTEPAKGNAETLSAWRVMETEIGSKIFHGVFDIPAGMLQFRFYTKLTGWDGGDSYGTQVDDSPIVSAFDAEGTFTGPAMTGKGSWEFDDWAGGKLDITVDMNKNTVTFKIVE, encoded by the coding sequence ATGAAGACAATATTTAAATCAGTCATCATGCTGGCCCTGAGCCTCGTAGCCTTCACGGCCTGTGATAGCGACCGCGACGATAACCCCGTTTTAGGTCCGAATAATACGCCTACGGAATTCAAACTGAACGAGTCGCCATTGAATAATCAGTATATCTATATCTCAAAAGATAATAGTTTGAGTCTTTCATGGTCGCAGCCCAACTACCCTGTTAACACCGTAGTGAACTACATGGTTCAGGTTGGCTTGGTACAGGGTGGAACCATCAAATGGGATGTTGATGATAACAACAATCCTAAATTTCTTGAGACTGCTTTCACGACTTGTACAGCAACCCTGAGTGGTGAAGAGGTGTCACAGGCCATCAACCATGTTGACGGTATTACCGATGAAAACAACTGGGTGGACCTAGGCTATCGTGAAATTGCTTTCCGTGTATGTGCTAGTATCCAGACCACGGCAAAGACCGAGGTTGATGGGACACGTATTTTCTCAAATGCTATCACTTTCAAGAATATGCGTGCCGACAATTCTATTAAGGGTCTTGCAAGCCTTTACGTCATTGGTAACTGCTCTGGTTGGACAGAACCTGCTAAGGGTAATGCTGAGACGCTGAGCGCTTGGCGCGTGATGGAGACCGAAATAGGAAGTAAGATATTCCACGGTGTATTTGATATTCCTGCTGGTATGCTGCAGTTCCGCTTCTATACCAAGCTCACGGGCTGGGATGGCGGTGACTCATATGGTACACAGGTTGATGACTCTCCCATTGTGAGTGCATTCGATGCAGAAGGAACCTTCACAGGTCCTGCTATGACAGGTAAGGGCTCTTGGGAGTTTGATGATTGGGCAGGTGGAAAACTTGACATCACAGTCGATATGAACAAGAATACCGTTACATTTAAGATTGTTGAGTAA
- a CDS encoding TonB-dependent receptor, translating to MKQVNIKLPFRMLALIVGLFLSMGAFAQINVKGHVKDATGEAIIGATIRVVGTQVATISDFDGNFTLKANQGADLQVSYMGYQTATVKAAPSVVITLQDDQALLNEVVVIGYGSVRKSDATGSVMSVEADQLNKGIATSPADLLQGKTPGVQITTNSGAPGAGSKIRIRGGSSLSASNDPLIVIDGLPISSTEISGGDVLNTINPNDIESFSILKDASATAIYGSRASNGVILITTKKGKAGSKPHVNVDMSGSFKVVSKTVDVLSADALRTLFTSRYSDNADAMTALGNANTDWQDEIYRTAWTEEINASVSGGYVAKDFDFKMPYRVSAGFINNDGTLKTTNMSRGTVGFNLTPTLLNDRLTINLNGKGVFTHNSFADEGAIGQAVKYNPLKPVYNADGTYHYWLNNGLPNSMALLNPVAQLEQQNRDSYVRRFVGNAQFDYKFKFLEGLRFNLNLGLDFSTTTGWTISEQNSEVSWHDKEQNGTGAWEEYTQLRRDQTLEAYLAYAKELKEINSRFDILGGYSWQRFYNSTTDRKISNDGNETQYNVNKPVFKTESYLVSFYGRLNYTFMDRYMFTATLRNDGTSRFQNNKWGLFPSVALAWRISEEDFLKDVDWLSNLKLRLGYGVTGQQNINQGDYPSIPTYHTNQAGSYYQFGDNVIVPITPKGYAAQIKWEETTTYNVGLDFGFMKNRINGSIDVYKRKTSDLLNFVPVSAGTNLTNYLLQNVGDMENKGFEVALNVVPIEKKDLRWEIGVNFSYNKNKITRLTASDDPNYPGVEAGDISGGVGNKIQIQKVGYPINSFYVFQQVYDEAGKPLEGVYVDRNHDGQITDDDRYVYYKPDADVNIGLNTEVSYKKWTLSASLRSSLGNYVYNNVASDAEMLADLWTNNFIANRISTAPFTNFQQAQYKSDYYVQNASWLKLDKVTLAYNVCDWCRVNFTAQNVFTITNYEGVDPEVGNGIDNNMYPRSRNFILGASFNF from the coding sequence ATGAAGCAGGTAAACATTAAATTACCGTTCAGGATGTTAGCCCTTATTGTGGGCTTATTCCTGTCTATGGGAGCCTTTGCACAAATCAATGTGAAAGGTCATGTGAAAGATGCTACAGGCGAAGCTATCATCGGCGCAACCATCCGTGTGGTAGGCACGCAGGTCGCTACGATAAGCGACTTCGATGGAAACTTCACCCTGAAAGCTAATCAAGGTGCAGATCTGCAGGTGTCCTATATGGGATACCAGACGGCTACAGTGAAAGCCGCTCCTTCTGTTGTAATCACACTGCAGGACGATCAGGCTCTGCTGAATGAAGTAGTAGTTATCGGTTATGGTTCTGTAAGAAAGAGTGATGCTACAGGTTCAGTTATGTCAGTAGAGGCCGACCAACTGAACAAGGGTATTGCCACTTCGCCAGCAGACTTGTTGCAAGGTAAGACTCCTGGTGTGCAGATTACGACCAACAGCGGTGCTCCTGGTGCCGGTTCAAAGATTCGTATCCGTGGTGGTTCTTCACTGTCAGCCAGCAACGACCCTCTGATTGTTATTGATGGACTGCCAATCAGTTCTACCGAAATCTCAGGTGGCGATGTGCTGAACACAATTAACCCAAATGACATTGAGAGCTTCTCAATTCTGAAAGATGCCTCGGCTACGGCTATCTATGGTAGCCGTGCGTCAAACGGTGTGATTCTGATTACTACCAAGAAGGGTAAGGCAGGTTCTAAGCCTCATGTTAATGTCGATATGAGTGGTTCATTCAAAGTCGTATCTAAGACAGTAGATGTACTTAGTGCTGATGCTCTGCGCACCCTTTTCACTTCACGCTATAGCGATAATGCCGATGCAATGACAGCTCTTGGTAATGCCAATACCGACTGGCAAGACGAGATTTATCGCACAGCATGGACTGAGGAAATCAATGCGAGCGTATCTGGTGGTTATGTAGCTAAGGACTTCGATTTCAAGATGCCCTATCGCGTTAGTGCCGGTTTTATTAATAATGACGGTACACTGAAAACCACTAATATGAGCCGTGGAACTGTAGGTTTCAACTTGACCCCAACACTGCTCAATGATCGATTGACTATTAATCTGAATGGTAAGGGCGTATTTACCCACAACAGTTTTGCCGACGAGGGTGCTATTGGACAGGCTGTGAAGTACAATCCGTTGAAGCCTGTTTATAACGCAGATGGAACCTATCATTACTGGTTGAACAACGGACTGCCTAACTCTATGGCTCTGCTGAACCCTGTAGCTCAATTGGAGCAGCAGAACAGGGACAGTTATGTAAGACGCTTCGTGGGTAATGCTCAGTTTGACTATAAGTTCAAATTCCTTGAGGGACTACGCTTCAATTTGAACTTAGGTCTTGATTTCTCAACTACTACAGGTTGGACTATCAGTGAACAGAATAGTGAAGTATCATGGCATGATAAGGAACAGAATGGTACTGGTGCATGGGAAGAATACACACAGTTGCGTCGCGACCAGACTTTGGAGGCTTATCTGGCATACGCCAAGGAACTGAAAGAGATTAATAGCCGCTTCGATATCTTAGGTGGTTACTCTTGGCAGCGCTTCTATAACTCAACAACCGACAGAAAGATTTCTAATGATGGTAACGAAACACAGTACAACGTTAATAAGCCTGTGTTCAAGACTGAAAGTTATCTTGTTTCATTCTATGGCCGTTTGAACTATACGTTCATGGATCGTTACATGTTTACAGCTACATTACGTAACGATGGTACCTCACGTTTCCAGAACAATAAGTGGGGCTTGTTCCCCTCTGTAGCATTGGCATGGCGTATCAGTGAGGAAGATTTTCTGAAGGATGTTGATTGGCTCTCAAACCTGAAACTCCGTTTGGGTTATGGTGTTACTGGTCAGCAGAATATCAACCAGGGTGACTATCCCTCTATTCCTACCTATCACACCAATCAGGCAGGTTCATACTACCAGTTTGGCGACAATGTTATTGTGCCTATTACTCCTAAAGGTTATGCCGCACAGATTAAGTGGGAGGAGACAACCACCTATAACGTAGGTTTGGACTTCGGTTTCATGAAGAACCGCATCAATGGTAGCATCGATGTCTATAAGCGTAAGACTAGCGACTTGCTGAACTTCGTTCCTGTATCAGCTGGTACAAACTTGACCAATTACCTGTTGCAGAACGTTGGTGATATGGAGAACAAGGGTTTCGAAGTGGCTTTGAATGTAGTGCCCATTGAGAAGAAAGACTTGCGTTGGGAAATTGGCGTGAACTTCTCATATAACAAGAACAAGATTACTCGCCTGACAGCTAGCGATGATCCCAACTATCCTGGTGTGGAAGCTGGTGACATTTCTGGTGGCGTAGGTAATAAAATCCAAATTCAGAAGGTTGGCTACCCCATCAACTCGTTCTACGTGTTCCAGCAGGTGTATGATGAAGCTGGAAAACCTCTGGAAGGTGTCTATGTAGACCGTAACCACGATGGTCAGATAACTGACGATGACCGTTACGTTTACTACAAGCCCGATGCAGATGTGAATATAGGCCTGAACACAGAGGTAAGCTATAAGAAATGGACCCTCTCAGCTTCATTGAGAAGCAGTCTCGGCAACTATGTATATAATAATGTGGCTTCTGATGCTGAAATGCTGGCAGACCTTTGGACCAATAATTTCATTGCAAACCGCATTAGCACCGCTCCGTTCACTAACTTCCAGCAGGCTCAGTATAAGAGTGACTACTATGTTCAGAACGCTTCATGGTTGAAACTCGACAAGGTGACTTTGGCATACAATGTTTGTGACTGGTGCCGTGTGAACTTCACTGCACAGAACGTCTTCACCATTACCAATTACGAAGGTGTTGATCCTGAGGTTGGAAACGGTATAGACAACAACATGTATCCCCGCTCACGTAATTTCATTCTGGGTGCAAGCTTTAACTTTTAA